The Plodia interpunctella isolate USDA-ARS_2022_Savannah chromosome 11, ilPloInte3.2, whole genome shotgun sequence genome includes a window with the following:
- the LOC128673961 gene encoding uncharacterized protein LOC128673961 → MIECHFHLSGSLKMTQSTSTLSLPNLDNFDCNGDPASVGLRWQKWKRALEIYFLAANIEKPGKKRATLLHIGGLSLQEVYYNLPGAHVDDKTDVDVYAIAIDKLNSYFAPKQSRIYERYIFRLMKQEENENFERFLLKLREQAEKCQFKDKDEHLIDQITEKCRSMELRKKILEIGDSVTLDQVISKANALEVVARQLDQFKNIENPQFDKVEVNKIIAKKVNSKLSYGTRSSDSDCSRCGSKRHSSNDTNCPAKDKRCLKCGFIGHYKEQCRTAKKRRFTNNKSETVTKKPKLDSKKVDGRSEIDYIFHLDEDETIQCTIGGICVAMLIDSGSKCNVITDKTWQYLKNNKVQVSNMNKKPDKILVPYGSKDPLEIIGAFDANISTNSKCITSTLYVIKNGTRDLLGKSTAIQLGVLRIGLQINAVQANLTSEVVFPKFKGVTVQIPIDKNIKPVIQPYRRVPIPLEERVDKKLQELKDADIIEEVNEPTKWVSPMVPVLKENGEVRLSGNADLRQRESVFERRI, encoded by the exons ATGATCGAGTGTCACTTTCATCTTTCAGGTAGCCTCAAAATGACTCAAAGTACCTCAACACTATCATTGCCAAATCTAGATAATTTCGACTGCAATGGCGATCCGGCATCAGTTGGGTTACGTTGGCAAAAATGGAAAAGAGCTCttgaaatttactttttgGCTGCTAATATTGAGAAACCAGGAAAAAAACGAGCAACACTTCTTCATATTGGAGGATTATCACTTCAAGAGGTTTACTATAATCTTCCTGGTGCACACGTTGATGACAAGACTGACGTCGATGTTTATGCAATAGCCATTGATAAGCTAAATTCATATTTCGCTCCAAAACAAAGCCGAATTTATGAGAGATACATATTTCGGCTGATGAAACAAGaagaaaacgaaaattttgAGAGATTCTTATTAAAGCTACGGGAACAAGCTGAAAAATGTCAGTTCAAAGACAAAGACGAACATTTGATCGATCAAATCACAGAAAAGTGTAGATCAATGGAGTTAAGGAAGAAGATATTAGAAATTGGAGACTCTGTAACGTTAGACCAAGTAATTTCAAAAGCCAATGCATTAGAAGTGGTAGCTAGACAATTggatcaatttaaaaatatagaaaatccTCAGTTTGATAAAGTAGAAGTTAACAAGATCATCGCAAAGAAAGTAAATAGTAAACTGTCTTATGGAACACGATCTTCAGACTCGGACTGCTCCAGATGTGGCAGTAAGAGGCACTCATCTAATGATACGAATTGCCCTGCAAAAGACAAACGATGCCTAAAGTGTGGATTCATAGGCCACTACAAAGAACAATGTAGGACTGCGAAGAAGCGACGTTTTACAAACAATAAGTCAGAAACGGTAACCAAAAAACCTAAATTGGATTCGAAGAAAGTGGATGGGCGTTCTGAAATTgactatatttttcacttgGATGAGGACGAAACTATTCAGTGTACAATAGGTGGAATATGCGTAGCAATGTTGATAGATTCTGGCAgcaaatgtaatgtaattaccGATAAAACCTGGCAATACCTCAAAAATAACAAGGTTCAAGTATCTAATATGAATAAGAAACCAGACAAAATACTAGTACCTTATGGCAGTAAAGATCCATTGGAAATAATAGGTGCATTTGACGCGAACATTTCGACCAACAGTAAATGCATAACTTCTACTttgtatgttattaaaaatggcACACGCGATTTATTAGGAAAATCTACTGCCATACAACTAGGAGTTCTCCGAATTGGTCTTCAAATTAACGCTGTTCAGGCCAATTTGACTTCGGAAGTAGTCTTCCCAAAGTTCAAAGGGGTAACTGTCCAGATTccgattgataaaaatataaaacctgTCATCCAGCCGTATAGAAGAGTTCCAATTCCGTTGGAAGAGAGAGTTGACAAAAAATTGCAAGAACTAAAAGATGCTGACATCATCGAAGAAGTAAATGAACCAACTAAGTGGGTGTCTCCAATGGTCCCTGTACTCAAAGAGAATGGTGAG GTTAGGCTATCCGGCAACGCTGACTTGCGACAACGGGAGTCAGTTTTCGAgcgaagaatttaa
- the ECSIT gene encoding evolutionarily conserved signaling intermediate in Toll pathway, mitochondrial, producing MATKIFKKFCQFRPTSVLFKRWESSDKRVAMYDPFSTKVKKNKETYLQVIKMFEGNDIRRRGHVEFIYAALGRMKEFGVQKDLEVYKALVEVLPKGRFIPQNIFQSEFMHYPKQQQCAVDLLEQMEDNSVMPDTEMEQMLLNIFGRRGIPLRKFWRMMYWMPKFKNLSPWYLPDKLPDDTLELAKLAVERITSIDPDTKIAVWQTEDIEASLDKTWIVSAQSGVQQVLLAEQPVDEPLVVKGPYIVYMRDQTVNYFLLIGKIRPEPKDDTDPDDVSNIEKPSGIPGVIGSTKLPTIKCTVHEQDDGTIVSVCATGTSSRDSLLSWIRLLEKNGNPVLSSVPVIFTLTAPPSDIAVQETQPAIKNEKENSQSS from the exons ATggctacaaaaatatttaaaaaattttgtcAGTTTAGACCTACAAGCGTATTATTTAAACGATGGGAAAGTTCCGATAAACGAGTAGCAATGTATGATCCATTTTCcactaaagttaaaaaaaacaaggaGACCTATCTTCAAGTGATCAAAATGTTCGAAGGAAATGATATTAGGAGGCGAGGTCatgtagaatttatttatgctgCTTTAGGTAGAATGAAGGAATTCGGTGTTCAGAAAGATTTAGAAGTTTATAAAGCACTTGTAGAAGTGTTGCCTAAGGGAAGATTCATACCACAGAATATTTTCCAATCAGAATTCATGCATTATCCAAAACAGCAACAATGTGCAGTAGATCTTCTTGAACAAATGGAGGACAATA GTGTAATGCCAGATACAGAAATGGAACAAATGTTGCTGAATATATTTGGTCGTCGCGGGATACCACTGAGAAAGTTCTGGAGGATGATGTATTGGATGCCAAAGTTTAAGAACCTGAGCCCTTGGTACCTCCCTGACAAATTGCCAGATGACACACTTGAGTTGGCCAAGCTTGCCGTGGAACGAATTACATCTATTGATCCTGACACAAAAATCGCTGTTTGGCAG ACAGAAGATATAGAAGCTTCACTAGACAAAACATGGATTGTCAGTGCACAGAGTGGAGTTCAACAGGTGTTACTTGCAGAACAACCTGTTGATGAACCCCTGGTAGTGAAAGGACCCTACATTGTGTACATGAGAGACCAAACAGTCAACTATTTTCTTCTCATTGGGAAAATAAGACCTGAACCCAAAGATGACACTGATCCAGATG ATGTATCAAACATTGAGAAGCCATCCGGTATACCTGGTGTCATAGGGAGCACAAAACTTCCTACAATAAAATGCACAGTACATGAACAAGATGATGGCACAATAGTATCTGTATGTGCCACAG GCACGTCATCCCGAGATTCCTTATTGTCTTGGATAAGATTACTAGAAAAAAATGGTAACCCCGTGTTATCTAGTGTTCCCGTGATATTTACCCTGACTGCACCCCCATCAGACATAGCAGTACAAGAAACTCAGCCAGCCATAAAAAATGAGAAAGAAAATTCACAAAGCAGCTGA